A window of Terriglobia bacterium genomic DNA:
GTATTTTCGGAAACGCGCGCGCGCAAAATCTCGCTCGCCGACCTCGACTTGGACGTGACCCGCCAGGTCAATGAAGAGCGCGGCGTCGAATTCTCCGTTCGCACCACTGCTCCTCTGCCGAGCAAATGAGTTAACGTTTCCTGCCTATTGACACGCGTCTGACAGCAATCGGTTCGCCTCAGAGAGGACTTCCCGCGCGGCGGAATGAATGCCGGCGCTGGGCATTTCTGGCGCTGCACAATCGGCGAAAGGGCAGGGCGCGTTGACTTTGCCGGCGCGGTTGGGTAGTGTCTGCCGCACTGCCGCAGGGAGCGCCGAAATGAGGAAATCGTTGGCTGTCCTGTCGTGCCTCTGTTGCATGCTAATCGCGACCGGATTGGCGCAGCAGAAGAAGCCTGTGCCAGCAAGGGTAAGGACGCCGCTGGCCGCCGCGCTGGAAGCCAAAGTCCGGCAGGCGTGGGCGGATTACCAGTTGAAGCGGAAGGCGGCGTTCTCCGCGATCTTGACCGACGACTTCATCGCCGTGGAAGATGATGGCGCCGGACCGCGCGACAAGATGGCGGAGGTAGCCGAAATTGACCAGGTCGATCTGGAGCAGTACGCGCTCACCGACTTCAAGGTGAAGCCGATTGCGGCGGCCGCCGCGCTGGTGATGTACACGGCGGAATTCAGCGGC
This region includes:
- a CDS encoding nuclear transport factor 2 family protein translates to MLIATGLAQQKKPVPARVRTPLAAALEAKVRQAWADYQLKRKAAFSAILTDDFIAVEDDGAGPRDKMAEVAEIDQVDLEQYALTDFKVKPIAAAAALVMYTAEFSGKTTGQPMRDKVAVAEIWVKRGGPWKLLYEQMTKME